atatgaaatattttcatagaaattaacaaaatgtgacTATTTAAAAGTTAACTCCCCTTCCATTTCTGTGATGGATGAGAATAAGACAAGCCATGCTGACTTAACCAGAGTGACCATCAAAAACTTCTCTTTCTGAGAAGGATTCCATGAAGTCTTTTGGAAGATGGTAGAAGTTCCTTTTAAAACAGCGTTTACTGTATGACTGAAGAatcgtgctgtgcaccagaaattgacacaacattgtaaactgactatacttcaataaaaaaaattatagaagaaagGTACAGTGatcgcttcggcagcacatatactaaaattggaagaaagaaacagtgtgatttaataaattgatatatcaataaaaatttaaatatatggaaaataaatgccaaaatgtAAGGGAAaaacaacatttactgagcacctactagaTGCCAGATATTTTAATAGAGAATGTGATATTTGATTGTTGTGAGAGGTGGATGGGATTCAGGGTACAGAGAACCAGACAGCCTGAGCTTTCCAGCTTCTGCACCTCTGGGTCCTGATTGCAGCTGAGCTTTGAGGAACAAAACATGGTTCTTACTATGGTTTTTGAATAGTACCAAATCATAGAATTTCTAAGCTAGAGAAGCATGGAGACCGTCTAGTTCAataccttaattttaaagatgaagacacCAAAGCCAGCGAGGCATTCAGCTTCATCAGGGTTGAACCATGAGGACCAGATGAAGAAGTCAGATTCTCCTCTCTAGGTCAGAGATcatttctcatttcctcctcaagTGCTTATTATCTGATTATCAAATGGGTGGTATTATATACCATCAGCCTacgcttttgttttctttagatagtAACATGAGCTACAGTTTCCATACAGGCTTAATCATACACACCAAGTACCAAGGTATTACAGagatcactaaaaataaaaataataagttcCAGCTTCAGTGGAGGATAGCAAAATGCGAATTCCCACAATGAATGCTTAAAACAAACCAGGCATCTTGTTTCTTGGACTCTGAGTTTGAATTCCCCTGAAAACAGAGCCTCAGGTGTCGGTAACGTATCTGAGAGCTAATCCCAGGAAACAAAgtagtggggggtggggggtaggggaaGGAAAAACTTTCGAGGTCATTCTGTGGGCACTGGGGAATTGATTCCACTAGAACCTCCAGAGAACAAAGAGATGTCTTACAGAATCATTCCCCCTGAAGGATGGGGAACAGACTAATTGTCAGCAGGTTCACACCCTTCATTATCTGCGAAGTGTCCTCAGGGGCATTCAACCCCCTACAGTTTTAAGCTGTGCCTGGGGGTGAGGAGATTTGTCCAGGATTCTCTCTCAGCCTTGAGAAGGTCTTGTAGCAGAAAGACAAGTAGACCAAACTCTGGGTAAGCTGTTGTCAGCCTGATGTGATCTGGGTTCACTCCACTatctggggctggggctgaaatcaaggtgacCCAAAAGAATGTGACATGGGTTTCAGAGATACCTGCTGCACTGGCTTAAGAAAGCTCTTTGAGAAACGGCAATTTGGGGCAAacaattatgaagaaaataactaTTATGTATGCTAAGGCCAGGTGATTCCTCCAAAACCTCAGCAGGGCAGCTCAGTTTTGTAAAAAGTACTTTCCAGAACACACTAAATATCCACAACTCTTGTTTCCTTGTGTCCTGTTGATCCTGAGACAAAAGCTCTAGCCCATATATTCACTATGTTGCAAGGATGTGTAATAATACTGAGAAATACTTATATATTGGATCTAGGAAATCCAAGGTCTAATGCTTCTGAGGTTCAAAAAGAGGCCCACAGATATCATCGTGACCACTAAAGAGATATTTGGGGGAGGAGTAACCAAAGGATATCACTCTGACCTGCAGAGTCAACCAGAGCCAATGTGCCAGGGGTCAGTGCAGGCATCACGAGAGGAAGTACCATGATGAAGAAGGCTTCCATCTTCGGCCACAGTCTCAGTATTAAACATGAGATATCTATCAATATGACACTTCATATAATTCTTACAGGGAGTAGGTCCGATAccagttctcagaaaaaaaaaaaagatgctactCGATAACCACTAATAGGCTCATGCATAAATTCCTTCCTTTCAAGAACCGAAAGAGATATCAGAGATTGTTAAAGCATGGGTGTGGgattttctcaaatgcttctcagatggtttttgtttttcactctgttaCTATTGTGTATTACATTTCCTGGGTTTAGTGCATGATCCTTTTTGTATGTTGCTGGATACAGTTTACTAgcatttcacttagaatgtctGTGTCtctattcataagggatattggtctgtagtgtTCTCCTGGTGTCTCTATCTTATTTTGATATCAGTGTAATACtgtcctcatagaatgagttataaattgttccctcctcttttcttaaaaaaaaaaagcttgtcagggattggtttttaatttttctttgaatgttggGTAGAATTAACCAACTTTTGGTTCTGTTGATTTCCTCCATTGTTTTGCTATAAGTTTCTCTCTGAGCAGGGTTTTTACTGCATCAtttaagttttgatatgttgtgttttcattttcattcgtctcaaagtatttttttctttctttattgactCCTTTGACATATTGGTTATTTAGGCCTGTACTGTTTAACATCCATATATTCATGAATTCCCCAAATTTCCTTTTGTCATTGAATTATAATTCCATTGtgctttgaaaatgtattttgtatgatttaaatttattgagacttgttctATGGCAGAACATACGATTTATTtggaagaatgttccatgtgtacttcaGAAGCATGCCTCTTCTATTGCTGTTGGTTAGAGAGTTCTATTGATGTCTGTTAGGTTtagttggtttatagtgttgttcaaggCTTCTGTTTTCTTGGACATCTTCTGTCTGGGTTTTCTATTCATTATTGAAAATATGGTACCAAAGTATCCAACTTTTATTGTTCAATTCTTTATTATTCCCTTCAATCTGTCAgtgtttgctttatgtattttgagatGCTGTTGTTAGGTATATATGTGGTCATATATCTTTCTGATGGATTGATCCTTTAGCATTATGGAACTCCCTCTTTATCCCCagtaacttttgttttgttttaaaatcaattttgttaGATCAGGCATAGCAACTCTAGTTCTCTTTTGTTTACTCTTAGCATCATAAATCTTTTTGGATCCTTTACTTACAGCCTATTTATGTTTAATGGAcagttcttttttatgatttcagtatctttaaactattttttaaatggtcgTATAATacaattcacttttttattttgatgtacgTACGGCTCtgtgaattttaacacatgtgCAGTTATGTGTAACCATGCCTATAATAGGATAGAAAATAACTTCATCACCCCCCCAAACTCCCTTGTGTCATTTCAAACCCAGTCCTTAGCTTACAATGATATTCTTCCTGGTAGAGAGTTCTTATTACATTGTCAGAGTTTAGGGATTCATACTACATTATTACCACTACCATTATAATTTgacctttgttttgttgattaACCAGTGCTGATAGagttgtttcctcttctttttttctttggaggCTTTGTATTGAGTTATGTAACCATATCAGCATGATGAGTTAAGGGCAAGTGGGGATCATTTTCCGGGCTGCAGTGTTGATTAGAGCCATGCTAATGTAGAAGGTTTAGAAAAAGTTGACTTGAAACCAAGATGAAGCTGAAGCTTGAGTCTTGTTTAAGAGCTAATATTTTCCACTAAAACTGGGGACACTACTAAGCATTGTTATATTACCTGCTACAAAGGGTAGCCTAGAAATTCAAGTCTTTTGGTGAAAGCTGAGTACCAATGATAAAATTGTACATGCGTGCCTGAGTATGCTTGGTGTTCACttcatcctctctctcccccagttGGCTCTTGAAAGCAAACAGAGTGTAACAATAGGAGTTCTGTAATGTTCCTGTGTGAGGCTGACCTTTGTATTATTGTTCATCCTTATCCTCTCTTTTCAGAGACAAGAGATTAAGTGAAAACTGTGCAGAAATCTTTTCTGGGCACAGGAATgaactgcttttccttctttgcaaAGTCAAAGGGTTTTACAGGATTTTCCCTTCTCAACCTCCACCCCCTACTCGATCCTGACCTTCACACCTTCCCAACATTAGGGAAAGGCAGGAAGTTTTCCCTGAGGTTTTTCTTTATGACGACATAATGGGGCAGGTTAATCAATGGGGAAAACCCCATGTGGGAACACGCCTTCTGTGTACATTCCCAATATTTGCTATAAGTAGGGCCATCCTAGACCTAGGCGGCTATCAAACCTAACAGCACTCCCAGAGCACTGGGTACCCAGCACTGAGCACACCATTCTTTGAGCTGAAAATGATGTGCAGTACCAAGAGTTTGCTCCTGGCTGCTTTGATGTCAGTGCTGCTACTCCACCTCTGCAGCAAGTCAGAAGGTAGGTGTCACCCTTTCTTCGAGCACAGGAGGaagaactgttttcattttcctctaagCCTTGAGCTCCTCTGAGGGTCCCCAAGGGATGCAAGCCTGTTAGGAAATCTTCAAAAGGAGGTGATGGGGGTTTCATCTTACTGGAGAGTAGAAGAGGAAATGGTCCCTGCTGTccatcaggattttttttctttggttaatTCCAGCAGATTTAGGGGAGTGGATGGACTCTTAGAGACCTCTTAGAGACCCAAGCTCCAGAACAAGCCCGAAGTGCTATTTCTGGGAGTGAGGTAAATTGTGTACCATTATCACTGAATGGGGTCATTCTGAAATGCAGGAAACGCTCCCACTTCTCCAACTTTCTCACTTTGTCGAAGTTCAAAACTCATCCTTTGGGGATGGATTACGGCCCCTGACTTCTTCATTCTTGCAAGGCTTTGAGGACATCACTTGCCAGTGCATCCCTTACCTTACAGAAGGTTGTAATTTAACTTGGGGGAGTGTCCAAGAATCGTTTTACTACTGTAAGAATACCTCACTTTTAGCAACAGGTGAATTCCTGAAGATACATGTGTTGAACttttatgaacaaaataaaaaattcgtATTAACtaatattataatttcaaaatgctttaaTTGAAGCTCTTATTAGCAGCtcctataaattattttcctttgtaacttcttgtcttccccttcctctcaATACCCAGTAACCAGATAGTAGATTAAAATTTGccaatttattcatttgaaaGGCTACTCATAAGGGTTTCTTCAAGAGGGAGGTATATATTCTTGAGTGATTACAGTGAACTGAAATAAAACACTGTCAGTTTGTGTTTCTTACTAAAGGTATTCCTTCTATGAGAAGTCATGTGCTTCTAAATAGTACTATTGAACCAACATTTCTCAGtacataaactatttttttaagagaGCTGGAAACTATGTTAAATTGGGTCTCAGAGATATTGAAACTGTTCTAGGTAGTTTATTTACCATACAAATCAGATTCTAGGTTTTCCATAATATTTATCATGAAATAAGTTCACTTATGTGGACTCAgtacctttcatttctttttagcagcAAGTAGCTTTGACTGCTGCCTCCAATATACAGAACGAATCCTTCACCCCAGATTTATCGTGGGCTTCACACAGCAGCTGGCCAATGAGGCTTGTGACATCAACGCAATCATGTAAGTTATGAAGGGTTCTAAGCCGATTATGCTAGGAGTCCATGGGAATTTCAGGTAGAAAAAGCTTTGCCTTTTTGGAGTTTCATTCAGAAATTTCTGCTGTAGCAAAGACAGCTTTGTTTTAGTAGACACGTATACTTCAAAGCTCATTTTCAGTAGGACTGGAAGAAGGCAAAAGCTTAGTTTAGAGAATGAATATAGTTGCGGGCAAAATCACATTCAAAGATAAACTTATAAGCAACTAAAATGCTATCTCAGGAAAATACAAGAGACATAAACTTTG
The genomic region above belongs to Camelus ferus isolate YT-003-E chromosome 5, BCGSAC_Cfer_1.0, whole genome shotgun sequence and contains:
- the CCL20 gene encoding C-C motif chemokine 20 isoform X1, producing MMCSTKSLLLAALMSVLLLHLCSKSEAASSFDCCLQYTERILHPRFIVGFTQQLANEACDINAIIFHTRKRLAVCADPKKNWVKQAVRILSQRVKKM
- the CCL20 gene encoding C-C motif chemokine 20 isoform X2, with protein sequence MMCSTKSLLLAALMSVLLLHLCSKSEASSFDCCLQYTERILHPRFIVGFTQQLANEACDINAIIFHTRKRLAVCADPKKNWVKQAVRILSQRVKKM